In the genome of Desulfuromonas sp. DDH964, one region contains:
- a CDS encoding tetratricopeptide repeat protein, translating into MSNKEKLLASAQKYLAKGQVARAIKDYQKIVELDPRDVRNRQKLAELYSRDNHPAEAVEAYEGVAKHYAENGFYLKAIAVYKQMQKLEPTRVSIYHRLAELNEKQGLVGNALAEYRSLVAYYEKNGMLPEAINVLQKMRELEPENLNIRVKIAETFASGGLKEKAREEFLEILNLLHQKQDFARILKLYELFLPRFNGDIDLEIGQAETLIAKGDIDQGLDNLKGLLKKAPDSTEILLVLAHGYHSREDFENERLTYQHLLKNAPDELEFREGYIRACLNQGDSPRALDELEDWKETFFAAGKVALLKEFYERLKDAHLDDDRVMKTLHSIYELTGEGEKLFALISAMPAAVDGFDTGSENEEGEEILDGSILEEAVEDLEELETIDEIEPPQDVPDLDQAATEAELTQEVAEEAQEIPLEFLEGVGELVFDDPVIEDEPVAADAVPTAGEEGTVAAEDDLELELELDLELDEELQPVAEEVDAPSLETLSPLEELEPVTEVAMDEETGFAEVELELEEDALLPAEPEPESGPESEPEAIVEPDAETLAKAAAQAIRADLEEAEFYFQQGLYDDATRVLGGLLATAPDCAEAHAKLADIRTLVAAQTVAEEAPPEAPAGDYFDLAGELRAEAEGPVAAERGEGAPGFQFDGSLASGAGEGVDQIDLEDAESHYNLGIAYKEMGLTDDAIVEFDKAARSPARALDAITLKGICLVEKGEHAEAEQTFIAGLGRLRLSKDEAASLRYELGLLYQDWQRPQQALEAFEAVAAEDHFYRDVGEKVAALRAELGVVDGESAGSAAANGKKNRVSYL; encoded by the coding sequence TTGTCGAATAAGGAAAAACTCCTCGCATCGGCGCAGAAATACCTGGCAAAGGGCCAGGTCGCGCGCGCCATCAAGGATTATCAGAAAATTGTCGAGCTCGATCCGCGCGATGTGCGAAACCGGCAGAAACTCGCCGAGCTCTACAGCCGTGACAACCACCCCGCCGAGGCGGTTGAAGCTTACGAGGGAGTCGCCAAGCATTACGCTGAAAATGGCTTCTACCTCAAGGCGATTGCCGTCTACAAGCAGATGCAGAAGCTCGAACCGACCCGGGTCAGCATTTATCACCGACTGGCCGAGCTCAACGAAAAGCAGGGCCTGGTCGGCAACGCTCTTGCCGAATATCGCAGTCTGGTCGCTTATTACGAGAAGAACGGCATGCTTCCCGAGGCGATCAATGTCTTGCAGAAGATGCGCGAACTGGAGCCGGAAAACCTGAATATCCGGGTCAAGATTGCCGAGACTTTTGCTTCGGGAGGGCTCAAGGAAAAGGCCCGGGAAGAGTTCCTGGAAATTCTCAACCTGCTGCACCAGAAACAGGACTTTGCCCGGATTCTCAAACTCTATGAACTCTTTCTCCCCCGCTTCAACGGGGATATCGATCTGGAGATCGGCCAGGCCGAGACCCTGATTGCAAAGGGCGACATCGACCAGGGCCTCGATAACCTCAAGGGCTTGCTCAAGAAGGCCCCGGACAGCACCGAGATCCTGCTGGTGCTGGCCCATGGCTACCATAGCAGGGAAGATTTTGAAAACGAACGCCTGACCTACCAGCACCTGCTGAAGAATGCTCCCGATGAGCTGGAATTCCGCGAAGGGTATATCCGCGCTTGCCTGAACCAGGGCGACTCCCCGCGGGCGCTCGATGAGCTGGAGGACTGGAAAGAGACCTTCTTCGCTGCTGGCAAGGTGGCGTTGCTGAAAGAGTTTTATGAACGGCTGAAAGACGCGCACCTTGATGACGATCGGGTCATGAAGACCCTGCACTCCATTTACGAGTTGACCGGGGAAGGGGAGAAACTCTTTGCGCTGATCTCTGCCATGCCCGCCGCTGTCGACGGTTTCGATACCGGCAGCGAGAACGAGGAGGGGGAGGAGATCCTCGACGGCTCCATCCTCGAGGAGGCGGTGGAAGACCTTGAAGAGCTCGAAACCATCGACGAGATCGAGCCACCGCAAGACGTCCCTGATCTGGACCAGGCAGCGACCGAAGCGGAGCTGACCCAGGAGGTTGCCGAGGAAGCACAGGAAATTCCCCTCGAGTTCCTCGAAGGGGTTGGCGAGCTGGTTTTCGATGACCCCGTCATCGAGGACGAGCCGGTTGCGGCCGATGCGGTCCCGACCGCTGGCGAGGAAGGGACGGTTGCTGCCGAGGACGATCTGGAACTGGAACTCGAACTCGACCTGGAGCTGGACGAGGAGTTGCAGCCCGTCGCCGAGGAGGTTGACGCTCCCTCTCTCGAAACCTTGTCCCCCCTGGAAGAACTGGAGCCGGTCACCGAAGTCGCGATGGACGAAGAGACCGGGTTTGCCGAAGTCGAGCTGGAGCTGGAGGAGGACGCCCTCCTGCCGGCCGAGCCCGAACCTGAATCCGGACCGGAATCCGAACCGGAAGCGATCGTGGAGCCGGATGCCGAGACCTTGGCGAAAGCCGCTGCCCAGGCGATCCGGGCCGACCTTGAGGAAGCTGAATTCTACTTTCAGCAGGGATTGTACGACGACGCCACGCGGGTTTTGGGTGGTTTGCTGGCGACCGCTCCTGATTGCGCGGAAGCTCATGCAAAGCTGGCCGATATTCGTACCCTCGTTGCGGCCCAGACTGTTGCCGAAGAAGCGCCCCCGGAAGCACCGGCCGGAGACTATTTCGACCTGGCGGGTGAACTTCGTGCCGAAGCCGAAGGTCCTGTCGCGGCAGAGCGTGGGGAGGGCGCGCCAGGGTTCCAGTTTGACGGGAGTCTCGCCTCCGGAGCCGGCGAAGGGGTTGACCAGATCGACCTCGAGGATGCCGAGTCCCATTACAACCTCGGCATCGCCTACAAGGAGATGGGGCTGACCGACGATGCCATTGTCGAGTTCGACAAGGCGGCACGCAGTCCTGCCCGGGCGCTTGACGCGATCACTCTGAAGGGGATCTGCCTGGTCGAAAAGGGGGAGCATGCCGAGGCAGAACAGACTTTCATTGCCGGGCTCGGCCGGCTGCGCCTCTCCAAGGACGAGGCGGCCAGTCTGCGCTATGAACTCGGCCTGCTTTACCAGGACTGGCAGCGGCCGCAGCAGGCGCTGGAAGCCTTTGAAGCCGTTGCGGCTGAGGACCACTTCTACCGGGATGTCGGCGAAAAGGTGGCTGCATTGCGGGCTGAACTCGGGGTAGTCGACGGGGAGTCAGCCGGCAGCGCTGCCGCTAACGGGAAAAAGAACCGGGTGTCCTATCTCTAG
- the hfq gene encoding RNA chaperone Hfq, which produces MAKTPFNIQDQYLNQARKERVRVTIVMMSGEKLEGYIKSFDSFCVLIESGGDILLYKHAVSSITSSDGSFRLHGGKD; this is translated from the coding sequence ATGGCCAAGACACCATTCAATATTCAGGACCAATATTTAAACCAGGCCCGCAAAGAACGGGTTCGCGTCACCATCGTCATGATGTCCGGCGAGAAGCTGGAGGGGTATATCAAGTCCTTCGACAGTTTCTGTGTTCTGATCGAAAGCGGCGGGGATATCCTGCTCTACAAACACGCGGTTTCGTCCATCACCTCCAGCGACGGGTCTTTCCGGCTGCACGGCGGGAAAGACTGA
- the mutL gene encoding DNA mismatch repair endonuclease MutL, with product MTNRIRILEENLCNKIAAGEVVERPASVVKELLENALDAGSTELSIEVEQGGKGLVRVSDDGEGMDRDDLLLCVERHATSKIASDDDLFRLRTFGFRGEALPSIAAVSRLTLSSRTASAEAGWEVYLEGGVVRRSNAVGLPCGTVVEVRNLFFNTPARRKFLRRDETELGHIGDVVTKLALANPEVRFRLQHNGRTLIDVYRNHSLEERVAALLGRPLLKDLLPLCQDGEGPLALHGLIAQPGQNRSTSNTIFTYINGRYIRDRVVQHAVMEGYRNLLLKGRYPVVVLFLDLDPELVDVNVHPTKHEVRFRDQRQVHEFIVASLRATLRPTGWLGAPSETVAAPAGITDPPSAAAAAVGRIEEALQAYATRSGTSDLFPQRPQAPPAPQSWPLPMAADNEPPARLPPSPEGYFASLAIIGQYRRSYLLCQDGDDMVLIDQHAAHERIGFERLKAQFLAAGIERQLLLFPSLLELDFREAAWLGEHLDDLARLGFEIEPFGGNAFVVKATPQLLGEVTVNDLIRDVAGELAALGNSGLLEDALDKVLIRMACHGMLRANQTLSPAEGRALLEDLDRVDFRGNCPHGRPVMKRLTLAEVERMFKRS from the coding sequence ATGACCAACAGGATCCGCATTCTCGAGGAGAATCTTTGCAACAAGATTGCCGCTGGCGAAGTGGTGGAACGGCCGGCGTCGGTCGTCAAGGAGCTGCTGGAGAATGCCCTTGACGCCGGCTCCACAGAGCTCTCCATCGAGGTGGAACAGGGGGGGAAGGGGCTGGTCCGGGTCAGCGACGATGGTGAGGGGATGGACCGCGATGATCTGCTCCTCTGTGTCGAACGCCATGCCACCAGCAAGATTGCCAGCGACGACGACCTCTTCCGTTTGCGGACCTTCGGGTTTCGCGGTGAAGCCCTGCCGTCGATCGCCGCCGTCTCCCGACTGACCCTGAGCAGTCGTACCGCTTCCGCCGAGGCGGGCTGGGAAGTCTATCTCGAGGGGGGCGTTGTGCGCCGCTCAAACGCCGTCGGGCTCCCCTGCGGGACGGTGGTCGAAGTCCGCAACCTCTTTTTCAATACTCCGGCGCGGCGCAAGTTCCTGCGTCGGGACGAGACCGAACTTGGCCATATCGGCGATGTCGTCACCAAGCTGGCGCTGGCCAATCCCGAGGTCCGGTTTCGCCTGCAGCACAATGGCCGTACCCTGATCGACGTCTACCGCAACCATAGCCTGGAGGAGCGGGTTGCCGCGCTGCTCGGCAGGCCGCTGCTCAAGGATCTGCTCCCCCTTTGCCAGGACGGGGAGGGTCCCTTGGCGCTGCACGGGCTGATCGCCCAGCCCGGGCAGAACCGGTCGACCTCCAATACCATATTCACCTATATCAACGGGCGCTATATCCGTGACCGGGTGGTTCAGCATGCCGTCATGGAAGGGTATCGCAACCTCTTGCTCAAAGGGCGTTACCCGGTGGTGGTCCTCTTTCTCGATCTCGATCCGGAGTTGGTCGATGTCAATGTGCACCCGACCAAGCATGAGGTCCGCTTCCGCGACCAGCGCCAGGTCCACGAGTTCATTGTTGCCAGCCTGCGGGCAACCCTGCGCCCCACCGGCTGGCTCGGCGCCCCATCGGAAACCGTTGCGGCGCCAGCCGGAATTACGGATCCGCCGAGTGCCGCCGCTGCCGCCGTCGGCCGCATCGAAGAGGCGCTGCAGGCCTATGCCACCAGAAGCGGAACTTCCGACCTCTTTCCCCAGCGACCCCAGGCACCCCCGGCACCCCAGTCGTGGCCCTTGCCCATGGCCGCCGACAACGAGCCGCCGGCAAGGTTGCCACCGAGCCCGGAGGGATACTTCGCTTCGCTGGCGATCATCGGCCAGTACCGACGCAGCTACCTCCTCTGCCAGGATGGGGATGACATGGTGCTGATCGACCAGCATGCGGCCCACGAACGGATCGGTTTTGAACGGCTCAAGGCACAATTCCTTGCCGCGGGTATCGAGCGCCAGCTCCTCCTCTTCCCGAGTCTGCTCGAACTCGATTTCCGGGAAGCGGCCTGGCTTGGCGAGCATCTCGACGATCTCGCCCGGCTCGGCTTCGAGATCGAGCCCTTCGGCGGCAATGCCTTTGTCGTCAAGGCGACGCCGCAGTTGCTCGGCGAGGTCACGGTAAATGACCTGATCCGGGACGTCGCCGGCGAACTCGCCGCTCTCGGCAACAGCGGTCTGCTGGAAGACGCTCTCGACAAGGTACTGATCCGCATGGCCTGCCACGGCATGTTGCGCGCCAACCAGACCCTCAGCCCGGCCGAAGGTCGGGCCCTGCTGGAAGACCTCGACCGTGTCGATTTCCGCGGCAACTGCCCCCACGGCCGGCCCGTGATGAAGCGGTTGACCCTGGCTGAGGTCGAACGGATGTTCAAACGGAGCTAG
- a CDS encoding pseudouridine synthase produces the protein MPQRLQKLIAAAGLASRRTAEEWIAAGRVSVNGVIASLGDRADPALDTILIDGQPLAAAEAHHYLLLFKPVGYVTTLQDPEGRPTVCDLVRQVPGRLHPVGRLDLTTEGLLLLTNDGALTQHLAHPRHQVDKTYLVRVRGQVAPETLRRLAGGVVLEDGPTAPAKIAKVRFSAGHTWFEITIHEGRNRQVRRMCEAVGHPVSRLKRVRFAFLDLAGLRPGEFRPLTAEEVSRLKRL, from the coding sequence ATGCCGCAACGCCTGCAAAAGTTGATCGCCGCTGCCGGACTGGCGTCGCGGCGAACTGCCGAAGAGTGGATCGCCGCCGGGCGGGTGAGCGTCAATGGTGTCATCGCCAGTCTCGGCGACCGCGCCGATCCGGCGCTGGACACGATTCTCATCGACGGGCAGCCGCTAGCCGCCGCCGAAGCGCACCATTACCTGCTCCTTTTCAAGCCGGTCGGTTATGTCACGACCCTGCAGGACCCGGAAGGGCGCCCGACGGTTTGCGACCTGGTCCGGCAGGTTCCCGGGCGCCTCCATCCGGTGGGACGTCTCGATCTGACTACCGAAGGTCTCCTGCTTTTGACCAATGACGGCGCACTGACCCAGCATCTGGCCCACCCCCGCCACCAGGTCGACAAGACCTACCTGGTTCGGGTGCGCGGGCAGGTTGCACCGGAGACCCTGCGTCGTCTCGCTGGCGGGGTCGTGCTCGAAGATGGCCCGACGGCGCCGGCCAAGATCGCCAAGGTCCGCTTCAGTGCCGGGCATACCTGGTTCGAGATCACCATCCACGAAGGGCGCAATCGCCAGGTGCGGCGTATGTGCGAAGCGGTCGGCCATCCGGTCAGCCGCCTCAAGCGGGTGCGCTTTGCCTTCCTCGACCTGGCGGGACTGCGTCCCGGCGAGTTCCGGCCCCTGACGGCAGAGGAAGTCTCACGATTGAAAAGGCTCTGA
- the scpB gene encoding SMC-Scp complex subunit ScpB, whose protein sequence is MDISEIKPIVESLLFVADVPLRPDRISEALELPRPQVEAALAALVNEYQEAGRGFFLQQVAEGYQFRSRPEYADWVLRLTKTRPVRFSRAALEALAIIAYRQPVTRSEIDYLRGVDSGGVIKTLLERHLIRILGKKDVPGKPLIYGTTREFLEFFGLRDLASLPTLKEFSELNPEELAAGEALLPGFEPLAEEGTPT, encoded by the coding sequence TTGGATATCTCTGAAATCAAGCCGATCGTGGAGAGCCTGCTGTTTGTCGCCGATGTGCCGTTGCGCCCGGACCGGATCAGCGAGGCGCTTGAGCTGCCCCGGCCCCAGGTCGAAGCGGCGCTCGCGGCGCTGGTTAACGAATACCAGGAGGCCGGTCGCGGCTTTTTTCTGCAACAGGTCGCCGAGGGGTACCAGTTTCGCAGCCGCCCGGAATATGCCGACTGGGTCCTGCGGCTGACCAAGACCCGGCCGGTGCGATTCTCCCGGGCGGCCCTCGAAGCTCTGGCGATCATTGCCTACCGCCAGCCGGTTACCCGCTCCGAGATCGACTATCTGCGGGGGGTCGACTCGGGGGGGGTGATCAAGACCCTGCTGGAACGCCACCTGATCCGAATCCTCGGCAAGAAGGATGTCCCCGGCAAGCCGCTGATTTATGGGACGACCCGTGAGTTTCTCGAATTTTTCGGCCTGCGCGACCTCGCCAGCCTGCCGACCCTGAAGGAGTTCAGCGAGTTGAACCCCGAGGAACTGGCGGCGGGGGAGGCCTTGCTGCCCGGGTTCGAACCCCTTGCCGAGGAAGGCACCCCCACCTGA
- a CDS encoding CidA/LrgA family protein has protein sequence MVRGFAVLLGLQFLGEVLARGLGLPIPGNVLGMGLLLIGLLLGWIEEGSIRDAAELLLSHMALLFVPAGVGVMVYFDLLRREWLAIIVALVVSTFVVMAVTGWTEAWLEKRGGAHVD, from the coding sequence ATGGTACGCGGATTTGCCGTGCTGCTCGGTCTGCAGTTTCTCGGGGAAGTCCTGGCGCGGGGCCTGGGTCTCCCCATCCCGGGGAACGTCCTCGGGATGGGCCTGCTGCTGATCGGCCTGCTCCTTGGCTGGATCGAGGAGGGCTCGATCCGAGACGCCGCCGAACTCCTCCTCTCCCACATGGCCCTGCTCTTCGTTCCGGCCGGGGTTGGTGTCATGGTCTACTTCGACTTGCTGCGCCGGGAGTGGCTGGCGATCATCGTCGCTCTGGTAGTCAGCACCTTCGTCGTCATGGCCGTCACCGGCTGGACCGAGGCCTGGCTGGAGAAGCGGGGAGGGGCCCATGTGGATTGA
- a CDS encoding ExeA family protein, translating into MSYIEHYSLEREPFSNAPDARFYYNSERHSQALLRLMYAVDSNKGLAVLVGGVGTGKTTLARRMLDSLPEQKYESSMLVMVHSGITPEWILTRIALQLGVANPASDRLAVLKQLYDRLLQIDEAGRRAVVLIDEAQMLQSRELMEEFRGLLNLELPGKKLLNIVFFGLSELEECLKLDEPLAQRVAVKYHLKSLTIDITESYIKHRLQVAGAKRMLFAGDSIGLIHGYTGGVPRLINTVCDNCLFEGALRKQATVDASIVHSVAEDLGLLRQDSAAPVAGDSRSELDEIENMLDRLEQKF; encoded by the coding sequence ATGAGCTACATCGAGCATTACAGCTTGGAACGGGAACCCTTTTCCAATGCTCCGGATGCCCGTTTCTACTACAACAGCGAACGCCACAGCCAGGCCTTGCTGCGCCTGATGTACGCCGTCGATTCCAACAAGGGACTGGCCGTTCTGGTTGGCGGCGTCGGTACCGGCAAGACCACCCTTGCCCGCCGCATGCTCGACAGCCTGCCCGAGCAAAAGTATGAATCCTCCATGCTCGTCATGGTCCATTCCGGCATCACCCCGGAGTGGATCCTGACCCGGATTGCCCTGCAGCTGGGGGTTGCCAATCCTGCCAGTGACCGCCTGGCCGTTCTCAAGCAGCTCTATGATCGCCTGCTGCAGATCGACGAGGCCGGACGCCGGGCAGTGGTGCTCATCGATGAAGCGCAGATGCTGCAAAGTCGCGAATTAATGGAAGAATTTCGCGGTCTGCTGAACCTGGAACTCCCGGGCAAGAAGCTCCTCAACATCGTTTTCTTCGGCCTCTCCGAACTGGAGGAATGTCTGAAGCTGGACGAACCCCTGGCCCAGCGGGTGGCCGTCAAATATCACCTCAAGTCCCTGACCATTGACATTACCGAGTCCTACATCAAGCACCGGCTCCAGGTTGCCGGGGCCAAGCGGATGCTCTTTGCCGGCGACAGTATCGGCCTGATCCACGGATATACTGGCGGGGTTCCGCGCCTGATCAACACGGTCTGCGACAATTGCCTGTTCGAAGGGGCGCTGCGCAAACAGGCGACCGTCGATGCGAGCATCGTGCACAGCGTCGCCGAGGATCTCGGCCTGTTGCGGCAGGATTCCGCCGCACCGGTAGCGGGGGACAGCCGCAGCGAACTCGATGAAATAGAAAATATGCTGGATCGCCTGGAACAGAAGTTCTGA
- a CDS encoding tetratricopeptide repeat protein has product MAELDDVLRRGREALETGDYPSAIAELRQLTRSAPENAEGWQLLGEAYAETGRLQEAIEALLTASKLAPDDLDLLFALGDAYFEKNDLAKALATYQAILDRDGEEADALVSIGLVHFNQEQFAEAVACYRRALEIDPESLFALNSLGDALFAQGDAGAALESFRRALELDPEDAQAHYNLGEIYYERGELAAAETECRAALRFDPGHAFACLTLGNIFLDQEQPREALHFFQEFLLRERSPAAAEIRDEVAAVIAGLKDEL; this is encoded by the coding sequence ATGGCAGAATTAGACGATGTCTTGCGGCGGGGCCGCGAAGCCCTGGAAACCGGCGATTATCCGAGCGCCATTGCTGAACTGCGCCAGCTGACGCGAAGCGCCCCGGAAAACGCGGAAGGGTGGCAATTGCTGGGGGAGGCCTATGCCGAAACCGGGCGCCTGCAGGAGGCGATCGAGGCCTTGCTGACGGCAAGCAAGCTCGCGCCCGACGACCTCGACCTCCTCTTTGCCCTCGGTGATGCCTACTTCGAGAAGAACGATTTGGCCAAGGCCCTTGCCACCTACCAGGCCATCCTCGATCGCGACGGCGAAGAGGCCGATGCCCTGGTCAGTATCGGCCTGGTGCACTTCAACCAGGAGCAGTTCGCCGAGGCGGTCGCCTGTTATCGCCGGGCCCTCGAAATCGACCCCGAGTCCCTGTTCGCCCTCAACTCCCTCGGGGATGCCCTCTTTGCTCAGGGGGACGCTGGGGCTGCCCTCGAAAGTTTCCGACGCGCCCTCGAACTCGACCCGGAGGATGCCCAGGCCCACTACAACCTCGGCGAAATCTACTACGAGCGGGGCGAGCTGGCGGCTGCCGAAACCGAATGCCGGGCCGCGCTGCGCTTCGACCCCGGGCATGCCTTCGCCTGCCTGACCCTCGGGAACATTTTTCTTGACCAGGAGCAGCCCCGGGAAGCCCTGCACTTTTTCCAGGAATTTCTGCTGCGGGAGCGCTCGCCGGCGGCGGCGGAGATTCGCGACGAAGTCGCCGCAGTGATCGCGGGGCTCAAGGACGAACTCTAA
- a CDS encoding DUF512 domain-containing protein produces MLEILAVTPGSIAAELELEAGDFLLTINGHPLRDLVDYLVAEAEEELLLEVQKKNGELWDLELEKDAPQPLGLELEHPQPTQCGNNCLFCFVHQLPRGMRPTLYVKDEDFRFSYLYGAYVTLNNVAEAEIHRIIDQRLSPLYVSVHATDDRVRQALLGHPGPSIRELLQRLTGAGIEIHAQIVLCPGINDGTVLEQSIRELQQLAPGVKSLAVVPVGLTGYRQRLPALRPPDRSEAAAILALIHDCQEQFLAQIGTRFVFAADELYLKAEQEVPPLSAYEELFQLENGVGLLAQFRAEAAEVLAEAGPLASDPVAVVTGASAWGEVKRFVDALAAATGVTIRLYPVANRFFGGHVSVAGLLTGADLLAALKGKDLGRILLLPAVMLREEDSLLLDDMALSDLERELGVPVRVVGASPWGLLDFLEEFSAGRE; encoded by the coding sequence ATGCTTGAAATCCTCGCTGTAACCCCTGGCAGTATTGCCGCTGAACTCGAACTGGAAGCGGGTGACTTCCTGCTTACCATCAACGGCCACCCGCTGCGGGACCTGGTCGATTATCTGGTGGCCGAAGCCGAAGAAGAGCTGCTCCTCGAAGTGCAGAAGAAGAACGGCGAACTCTGGGACCTGGAGCTGGAGAAGGATGCCCCGCAGCCCCTGGGACTGGAACTGGAGCACCCGCAACCGACCCAGTGCGGTAACAACTGCCTTTTCTGCTTCGTCCACCAGCTTCCGCGCGGCATGCGTCCGACCCTCTATGTCAAGGACGAGGACTTCCGTTTCTCCTATCTCTATGGTGCCTATGTCACGCTGAACAATGTGGCCGAGGCGGAGATTCACCGCATTATCGATCAGCGGCTGTCGCCCCTCTACGTTTCCGTGCATGCCACCGATGACCGGGTGCGGCAGGCCCTGCTCGGCCATCCCGGTCCTTCGATCCGGGAGCTGCTGCAGCGACTGACGGGCGCCGGCATCGAAATCCACGCCCAGATCGTACTCTGCCCGGGGATCAACGACGGCACGGTCCTCGAACAGAGCATCCGCGAGCTGCAACAGCTTGCCCCCGGGGTCAAGAGCCTGGCGGTGGTCCCGGTCGGCCTTACCGGGTATCGGCAACGCCTGCCCGCCCTGCGCCCTCCCGACCGCAGCGAGGCCGCGGCGATCCTTGCCCTGATCCATGATTGCCAGGAACAATTCCTGGCTCAGATCGGGACCCGCTTTGTCTTCGCCGCCGACGAGCTCTACCTCAAGGCGGAGCAGGAGGTGCCACCCCTTAGCGCCTACGAGGAGTTGTTCCAGCTTGAAAATGGCGTCGGGCTGCTCGCCCAGTTTCGCGCTGAAGCGGCCGAGGTGCTGGCGGAGGCCGGACCGCTCGCCAGTGACCCCGTCGCCGTCGTCACCGGTGCATCGGCCTGGGGGGAAGTTAAGCGTTTTGTCGATGCGCTGGCTGCCGCCACGGGCGTGACGATTCGGCTCTACCCGGTCGCCAACCGTTTTTTCGGTGGCCATGTGTCGGTTGCCGGGCTATTGACCGGCGCCGATCTTTTGGCGGCGCTGAAAGGGAAGGACCTCGGGCGCATCCTACTCCTTCCCGCGGTGATGCTGCGCGAGGAAGACAGTCTGCTCCTCGACGATATGGCGCTCAGTGATCTGGAACGGGAACTGGGCGTGCCGGTACGCGTTGTCGGCGCCTCCCCCTGGGGACTTCTCGATTTTCTCGAGGAGTTCTCCGCCGGGCGGGAATAG
- the miaA gene encoding tRNA (adenosine(37)-N6)-dimethylallyltransferase MiaA, protein MAPANGKQTPVVVLCGPTASGKSSLALALAAHWPLEIVSADSRQVYRGMDIGTAKASAAEQALVPHHLLDVADPDQDFSVADFLSLARQAIAAIGERQKVPLIVGGTGLYLRALTAGLLDLPGADPKLRAALAAEEEDSGPGTLHRRLAAVDPVAAANTPPRNLVRIIRALEVWTLTGVPISRHQASHAFAEQPYRCFKLGLAPPRAELLQRIEQRVDAMLGAGLVAEVAGLLAAGYGENLKALQTIGYREVLDYLHGRCSSAAMRERIIINTRRYAKRQLTWFRRDKSIIWVDSSRESARILSLFDDFMPQ, encoded by the coding sequence ATGGCACCTGCCAACGGGAAGCAGACTCCCGTCGTGGTCCTCTGCGGGCCGACAGCTTCCGGCAAGAGTTCCCTCGCCCTTGCGCTGGCGGCGCACTGGCCGCTGGAGATCGTCTCCGCCGATTCCCGCCAGGTCTATCGCGGCATGGATATCGGCACCGCCAAGGCGAGCGCTGCCGAGCAGGCTCTGGTTCCCCATCATCTCCTCGATGTCGCCGACCCGGACCAGGACTTTTCCGTGGCCGATTTTCTCTCCCTGGCACGCCAGGCAATCGCGGCCATCGGAGAGCGCCAGAAAGTGCCGTTGATTGTCGGTGGTACCGGCCTTTATCTGCGCGCCCTTACCGCTGGCCTGCTCGACCTTCCCGGCGCCGACCCAAAGCTGCGCGCCGCCTTGGCTGCCGAAGAGGAAGACTCGGGCCCCGGAACCCTGCACCGCCGCCTGGCGGCGGTCGATCCGGTCGCGGCGGCGAATACGCCGCCGCGCAACCTGGTGCGGATCATCCGCGCCCTCGAGGTCTGGACCCTGACCGGAGTTCCGATCTCCCGTCATCAGGCGAGCCACGCCTTTGCCGAGCAGCCCTATCGCTGCTTCAAGCTCGGCCTGGCACCCCCCAGGGCGGAGTTGCTGCAGCGGATCGAGCAACGGGTCGATGCCATGCTTGGCGCCGGACTGGTCGCCGAGGTGGCGGGCCTTCTGGCCGCGGGCTACGGGGAGAATCTCAAGGCGCTGCAGACCATCGGTTACCGGGAGGTGCTGGACTATCTCCACGGCCGATGCAGCTCCGCCGCGATGCGGGAGCGAATCATCATCAATACCAGGCGTTATGCCAAGCGGCAGCTCACCTGGTTCCGGAGAGACAAATCAATTATTTGGGTTGATTCCTCGCGAGAGTCTGCTAGAATCCTGTCGTTATTTGACGATTTTATGCCCCAATGA